One genomic segment of Streptomyces niveus includes these proteins:
- a CDS encoding APC family permease yields MANSSDIRAEGQGTGPGPGPRPVRLANAGLTTKDLVFFVVAAAAPLTVMAGVVPLAIRTGGESAAYGYIVPGAILLLFAAGFTAMSPMIKNAGAFYSYIARGLGRPFGIGSALVALVAYNAMAVCLLAGFAYYTANTFSSLFGVDVPWQLIAVAGTAAVAFLGYSKVTLGARVLGIALGLELLVLVIYEVFVLVKGGASGPAVSVFAPGLITHDGFGALLVLTAGGFIGFEATALYAEEARDPARTIPRATYIAIGFLAVFYTFSVWCVFVAYGSDGALAFAGGDDVANMTFASITHYVGAWASDFGQILLCTSAFAAALAFHNAASRYFFALGRQGVLPTAFGRIHRRSGAPVGGTVVQTAVNALVLGLAMVLGADPYLVVFLWSAAPGVLGILALEALTALAVVCFFARNLRGHSPWRVLVAPAIAAVGLVALVWLSISQLDLLTAAGPAVNWALLLPLPVLFLVGVVMALRIRGRDRARYESLGTEDVEG; encoded by the coding sequence ATGGCGAACTCGTCTGACATACGCGCCGAGGGGCAGGGCACGGGCCCCGGACCCGGGCCCCGGCCGGTCCGCCTCGCCAACGCCGGGCTCACCACCAAGGACCTGGTCTTCTTCGTCGTGGCCGCCGCAGCGCCCCTGACGGTCATGGCCGGTGTGGTGCCGCTCGCGATACGTACCGGCGGCGAGTCGGCCGCGTACGGCTACATCGTGCCCGGCGCGATCCTGCTGCTCTTCGCCGCCGGGTTCACCGCCATGAGCCCGATGATCAAGAACGCCGGTGCCTTCTACTCCTACATCGCCCGTGGACTCGGCCGCCCGTTCGGCATCGGCTCCGCGCTGGTCGCGCTCGTGGCGTACAACGCGATGGCCGTCTGTCTCTTGGCCGGTTTCGCCTACTACACGGCGAACACCTTCTCGTCCCTCTTCGGCGTGGACGTCCCCTGGCAGCTGATCGCCGTGGCGGGCACGGCGGCGGTCGCGTTCCTCGGCTACTCCAAGGTCACGCTCGGCGCCCGTGTGCTCGGCATCGCGCTCGGGCTCGAACTCCTCGTGCTCGTCATCTACGAGGTGTTCGTGCTGGTGAAGGGCGGCGCGAGCGGCCCCGCGGTCAGCGTCTTCGCACCGGGTCTGATCACCCATGACGGCTTCGGGGCGCTGCTGGTGCTGACCGCCGGCGGGTTCATCGGCTTCGAGGCGACCGCGCTCTACGCGGAGGAGGCCCGCGACCCGGCCCGCACGATCCCGCGCGCCACCTATATCGCCATCGGGTTCCTCGCGGTCTTCTACACCTTCTCGGTGTGGTGCGTGTTCGTCGCGTACGGCTCCGACGGGGCGCTCGCGTTCGCCGGCGGTGACGACGTGGCGAACATGACGTTCGCCTCGATCACCCACTACGTCGGCGCGTGGGCCTCCGACTTCGGTCAGATCCTGCTCTGTACGAGCGCCTTCGCCGCCGCCCTCGCCTTCCACAACGCGGCGTCCCGCTACTTCTTCGCACTCGGCCGCCAGGGCGTCCTGCCCACCGCGTTCGGCAGGATCCACCGGCGGTCCGGCGCACCGGTCGGCGGCACGGTCGTGCAGACCGCCGTCAACGCCCTGGTGCTCGGCCTGGCGATGGTCCTGGGCGCCGATCCGTACCTCGTGGTCTTCCTCTGGTCGGCCGCGCCCGGCGTGCTCGGCATCCTCGCGCTCGAAGCGCTCACCGCGCTCGCGGTGGTCTGCTTCTTCGCCAGGAACCTCCGGGGCCACTCGCCCTGGCGCGTACTGGTGGCACCCGCGATAGCCGCCGTCGGCCTGGTGGCGCTGGTGTGGCTCTCGATATCCCAGCTCGACCTCCTCACCGCCGCCGGACCGGCCGTCAACTGGGCGCTGCTGCTGCCGCTTCCGGTGCTGTTCCTGGTGGGAGTGGTGATGGCCCTGCGTATCCGCGGCAGGGACCGGGCGCGCTACGAATCGCTCGGCACGGAGGACGTCGAGGGCTGA
- a CDS encoding Lrp/AsnC family transcriptional regulator, translated as MRHGQFSGLRPADLDETDRTLVRILQADGRTPVAELARTVGLSHAATRQRLNRLIAERIVAVGTMTHPGTHGLHRSAMVGIRCDSRTRSVAESVSKLDEAYYVVTGMGAYDLIVEVMARDDAHLLDLIASIRSITGVLSTDVTLIAETTKWVYAPDFTG; from the coding sequence GTGCGACACGGACAATTCAGCGGTCTGCGGCCCGCGGACCTGGACGAGACGGACCGGACGCTGGTCCGCATCCTCCAGGCGGACGGGCGCACGCCGGTCGCCGAACTGGCGCGGACGGTGGGCCTGTCGCACGCGGCCACACGCCAGCGGCTCAACCGGCTCATCGCGGAGCGCATCGTCGCGGTGGGCACCATGACCCACCCGGGCACGCACGGTCTCCACCGCTCGGCGATGGTGGGCATCCGGTGCGACTCACGGACCCGGAGCGTCGCGGAGAGCGTGTCGAAGCTGGACGAGGCGTACTACGTGGTGACGGGCATGGGCGCGTACGACCTCATCGTTGAGGTCATGGCGCGGGACGACGCGCATCTGCTCGACCTGATCGCGTCGATCAGGTCGATCACGGGGGTGCTGTCCACGGACGTGACCCTGATCGCGGAGACCACCAAGTGGGTCTACGCGCCGGACTTCACGGGCTGA
- a CDS encoding SGNH/GDSL hydrolase family protein gives MTTAANTLTEETDPLCLSPARAAGLLTGAPWRRFAVAGDSLAAGIGDPSPGYASLPWGSRVADALRRVRPELAYLNTGTIGATTSDTLDQQMDEIVAFAPDLLHISCGANDLFRRQPDFEVIERTARRVFERAAGTGARLTTFTLGRAFDVPAFPDFPQRVRTLNAVTEALAVEHDVVLVDMWDHPLNSRPDLLSADRIHFSTSGQAVMASEVVKALARAIDAPAATTTWW, from the coding sequence ATGACGACAGCGGCGAACACCCTCACCGAAGAGACCGACCCCCTCTGCCTCTCACCGGCGCGCGCCGCGGGGCTCCTCACCGGGGCCCCGTGGCGACGTTTCGCGGTGGCCGGCGACAGCCTGGCCGCCGGGATCGGGGACCCGAGCCCCGGCTACGCGAGCCTGCCGTGGGGCAGCCGGGTCGCCGACGCCCTGCGCCGTGTCCGTCCGGAGTTGGCGTATCTGAACACCGGCACGATCGGAGCCACCACATCCGACACGCTGGACCAACAGATGGACGAGATCGTCGCGTTCGCCCCGGACCTGCTCCATATCTCCTGCGGAGCCAACGACTTGTTCCGGCGGCAGCCCGACTTCGAGGTCATCGAGCGCACGGCACGGCGGGTGTTCGAGCGGGCGGCGGGGACCGGGGCGCGGCTCACGACGTTCACCCTCGGCAGGGCCTTCGACGTGCCGGCGTTCCCGGACTTCCCCCAGCGGGTGCGGACGCTCAACGCCGTCACCGAGGCGCTGGCCGTGGAGCACGACGTGGTCCTCGTCGACATGTGGGACCACCCGCTCAACTCGCGGCCGGATCTGCTGAGCGCCGACCGTATCCACTTCTCGACGTCCGGTCAGGCGGTGATGGCGTCCGAGGTGGTCAAGGCACTCGCGCGGGCGATCGACGCACCGGCGGCCACCACGACCTGGTGGTGA
- a CDS encoding amidohydrolase family protein encodes MATKIHALHASTLIDGTGADPVDNAVLVITDGVITAVGTEAEVQVPGTAEHIDLHDTTLIPGLIDCHTHLGGTQSSDFTQWVIEDDLQQAVESTVQMRELMVHGVTTIRDISRNGLRLKRAVNAGRLPGPRIVACGPGISRTGGHGDAHNLHCDLVQRSHPWALLADGPEEIRKTVRLLNRMGSDAVKIWATGGGMWDKELETDQHFDLDELRAVVREARMVGAPVLAHAESLAATKDCLRAGVATLEHGEELDEECIDMMRDQGVVHVPTLQLFLGPWFDHYPPPPRQGLETYRGGTMVEKEKNRVADNFNASRTAGVRIAVGSDSFSSETVPFGSSTLTEVRTMIETGMPPMDALVAATLNGARALRVDGVTGSLTVGKSADVLALGLNPLDTAKAYGREHIVRVQRGTQVWVDRTDGRTQLPAGEDRHGELV; translated from the coding sequence ATGGCAACGAAAATACATGCTCTCCACGCGTCCACACTGATCGACGGGACAGGTGCCGACCCGGTCGACAACGCCGTTCTCGTGATCACCGACGGCGTCATCACCGCCGTCGGCACCGAGGCCGAGGTACAGGTGCCCGGCACGGCGGAACACATCGATCTCCACGACACGACCCTCATCCCGGGCCTCATCGACTGCCACACCCACCTCGGCGGCACACAGAGCTCCGACTTCACCCAGTGGGTCATCGAGGACGACCTCCAGCAGGCCGTCGAGTCGACCGTCCAGATGCGCGAACTGATGGTCCACGGCGTCACCACCATCCGGGACATCTCCCGCAACGGGCTGCGCCTCAAGCGCGCCGTCAACGCCGGCCGACTGCCCGGACCTCGGATCGTGGCCTGCGGCCCCGGCATCTCCCGTACCGGCGGCCACGGCGACGCGCACAATCTGCACTGCGACCTGGTCCAGCGCAGCCACCCCTGGGCACTGCTCGCGGACGGCCCCGAGGAGATCCGCAAGACGGTCCGGCTGCTGAACCGCATGGGCTCGGACGCCGTGAAGATCTGGGCCACCGGCGGCGGCATGTGGGACAAGGAGCTGGAGACCGACCAGCACTTCGACCTCGACGAACTTCGCGCGGTCGTCCGGGAGGCGCGTATGGTCGGCGCCCCGGTCCTCGCCCACGCCGAGTCCCTGGCGGCGACCAAGGACTGTCTGCGGGCCGGGGTCGCCACACTGGAGCACGGCGAGGAGCTGGACGAGGAGTGCATCGACATGATGCGCGACCAGGGCGTCGTCCACGTACCGACGCTGCAGCTGTTCCTCGGCCCGTGGTTCGACCACTACCCGCCGCCGCCGCGGCAGGGACTGGAGACGTACCGGGGCGGGACGATGGTCGAGAAGGAGAAGAACCGCGTGGCCGACAACTTCAACGCCTCCCGCACGGCCGGTGTGCGGATCGCCGTGGGCAGCGACAGCTTCTCCAGCGAGACCGTCCCCTTCGGGAGCTCCACCCTCACCGAGGTCAGGACGATGATCGAGACGGGCATGCCGCCCATGGACGCCCTCGTCGCCGCCACGCTCAACGGCGCCCGCGCGCTGCGCGTCGACGGCGTCACCGGCTCACTGACCGTCGGCAAGAGCGCGGACGTGCTCGCCCTCGGACTGAACCCGCTCGACACCGCGAAGGCGTACGGCCGGGAGCACATCGTCCGCGTCCAGCGCGGCACACAGGTCTGGGTCGACCGGACGGACGGGAGAACGCAGCTGCCCGCGGGGGAGGACCGTCATGGCGAACTCGTCTGA
- a CDS encoding NPP1 family protein gives MKKSLPPAKRTGSPRRLGRIALTSFAGALALVVAAPATAYADPPRALPGNAGGQEQTFQPAYDYDRDGCYASPAIGPDGTIAPGLGMGGDVNGNCRDLSDLENTNGYSREKCNNGWCAIMYASYFEKDQVSLGGGSAGHRHDWEHVVVWVRDNNVEYVSTSAHGGFSVHNRSQIQFDGTHAKIVYHKDGGSTHAFRAASTGDEPPENHKGTWQYPTLVGWEGYPAGLRDKLSGADFGSATLGIKDSTFNSHLAKAKPADIPFDPNA, from the coding sequence GTGAAGAAGAGTTTGCCCCCGGCCAAGCGGACAGGCTCGCCGCGACGGCTCGGGAGGATCGCCCTCACGAGTTTCGCCGGAGCCCTGGCACTGGTGGTGGCCGCGCCGGCCACCGCCTACGCGGACCCCCCACGGGCCCTGCCCGGCAACGCCGGCGGACAGGAGCAGACGTTCCAGCCCGCCTACGACTACGACCGTGACGGCTGCTACGCCAGCCCCGCCATCGGTCCCGACGGCACCATCGCCCCGGGCCTCGGCATGGGCGGTGACGTCAACGGCAACTGCCGTGACCTCTCCGACCTGGAGAACACCAACGGCTACTCGCGCGAGAAGTGCAACAACGGGTGGTGCGCGATCATGTACGCCTCCTACTTCGAGAAGGACCAGGTCTCGCTCGGCGGCGGCAGCGCCGGGCACCGCCACGACTGGGAGCATGTCGTGGTGTGGGTGCGGGACAACAACGTCGAGTACGTGTCGACCTCCGCCCACGGTGGGTTCTCGGTCCACAACCGGTCCCAGATCCAGTTCGACGGCACCCACGCCAAGATCGTCTACCACAAGGACGGCGGCAGCACGCACGCCTTCCGCGCCGCGAGCACAGGTGACGAGCCGCCGGAGAACCACAAGGGCACCTGGCAGTATCCGACGCTCGTCGGCTGGGAGGGCTACCCCGCCGGTCTGCGCGACAAGCTGAGCGGGGCCGACTTCGGCAGCGCCACGCTCGGGATCAAGGACAGTACGTTCAACTCGCATCTGGCCAAGGCGAAGCCGGCGGACATCCCGTTCGACCCGAACGCCTGA
- a CDS encoding extracellular solute-binding protein has translation MRAPFRLVRPVLALALLAGAAVVSAGCVAEERPTVVVLGPWTGGEAKPFEKMLEEMGRQKGRNYVYEGTRSLRETLVAQLRTESPPDVAILNGPGELAQYARDGDAQPLPPDVAGRAIEPWAPRITVPDKHGNTEEKAYWAPVRVDLKSVVWSRPGEKEAGAEDARWCLGMASGATSGWPGTDWIEDLLLQREGPDVYERWASGALKWNDDRVKRAWQDWGAVLATDVENARVSITRPFESLGGGKFGLLNRDDCTREHQGAFVRRHYGPDVMPAPTSDFVQGLPAGQNVFEVSGDMAAVFKPSDAAWELVLELTSRDAQAEWGKAAKAGEQPFFPTGTGGAKGATPASREVLRMLNGAERICLDASDAMPSTLRGAFQRAVLEFLENPRDEAVLDGLLNQLEAERRLQEGAGAFVLDDLCDVPPGRSSAG, from the coding sequence ATGAGGGCTCCGTTCCGACTCGTGCGCCCGGTGCTGGCGCTCGCCCTGCTCGCCGGGGCCGCTGTCGTGTCGGCGGGCTGCGTGGCCGAGGAGAGGCCGACGGTGGTGGTCCTCGGTCCGTGGACGGGCGGCGAGGCGAAGCCGTTCGAGAAGATGCTCGAGGAAATGGGCAGGCAGAAGGGCCGGAACTATGTGTACGAGGGAACGCGCTCGCTGAGAGAGACGCTGGTCGCGCAGTTGCGGACGGAGTCGCCGCCCGACGTGGCGATCCTCAACGGACCCGGCGAGTTGGCCCAGTACGCGCGCGACGGGGACGCCCAGCCGCTGCCTCCGGACGTGGCGGGCCGGGCCATAGAGCCCTGGGCCCCGCGTATCACCGTCCCGGACAAGCACGGGAACACCGAGGAGAAGGCGTACTGGGCCCCGGTGCGGGTGGATCTCAAGTCCGTCGTATGGAGCAGGCCGGGCGAGAAGGAGGCGGGCGCCGAGGACGCCCGGTGGTGTCTGGGTATGGCGTCGGGCGCGACGTCGGGGTGGCCGGGCACGGACTGGATCGAGGACCTGCTGCTGCAACGGGAGGGCCCCGATGTGTACGAGCGGTGGGCCAGTGGCGCCCTGAAGTGGAATGACGACCGGGTGAAACGGGCGTGGCAGGACTGGGGCGCCGTGCTCGCCACCGACGTGGAGAACGCCAGGGTGTCGATCACCAGACCGTTCGAGAGCCTGGGCGGCGGCAAGTTCGGGCTGCTGAACAGGGACGACTGCACGCGCGAGCATCAGGGTGCTTTCGTCCGCCGCCACTACGGTCCGGATGTGATGCCGGCCCCGACTTCCGACTTCGTCCAGGGGCTGCCCGCCGGTCAGAACGTGTTCGAGGTCTCGGGCGATATGGCGGCGGTGTTCAAACCGAGCGACGCCGCGTGGGAGTTGGTGCTCGAACTCACCTCGCGGGATGCCCAGGCCGAATGGGGCAAGGCGGCGAAAGCGGGAGAGCAGCCGTTCTTCCCGACCGGTACGGGGGGAGCGAAGGGTGCGACCCCGGCGTCGAGGGAAGTACTGCGGATGCTCAATGGTGCCGAGCGGATCTGTCTCGACGCGTCCGATGCCATGCCGTCGACGCTGCGGGGCGCCTTCCAGCGGGCGGTACTGGAATTTCTGGAGAACCCGCGGGACGAGGCTGTACTCGACGGTCTGCTCAACCAACTGGAGGCGGAGCGACGACTCCAGGAGGGGGCCGGGGCGTTCGTCCTGGACGATCTGTGCGACGTGCCACCCGGGAGGTCGTCGGCCGGGTGA
- a CDS encoding chaperone modulator CbpM codes for MTTPRRTVYALVPLPGLSLETVARRSGLHPDTVRKFVALGLLDARREASGRLRFAESAPLDLARLERLRAGLCLNYASLGVVVDLLDRISRLETALRRSGTGSDQQSWT; via the coding sequence GTGACCACCCCACGGCGCACCGTCTACGCGCTGGTGCCGCTCCCCGGACTCTCCCTGGAGACCGTCGCCCGCCGATCGGGACTGCACCCCGACACCGTCCGCAAGTTCGTCGCCCTCGGACTGCTCGACGCCCGCCGGGAGGCGTCCGGGCGGCTCCGGTTCGCCGAGAGCGCCCCGCTGGACCTCGCCCGTCTGGAACGGCTCAGGGCCGGCCTCTGCCTCAACTACGCCTCGCTCGGCGTGGTGGTCGACCTGCTCGACCGCATCAGCCGCCTCGAAACAGCGCTGCGCCGCAGCGGTACCGGGAGTGATCAGCAGTCATGGACATGA
- the clpB gene encoding ATP-dependent chaperone ClpB, protein MDMNRLTQKSQEALQDAQTVALRLGQNETDGDHLLLALLDQRDGLVPRLLDQAGADTDALRTDVETELSRRPRSTGPGTAPGQVFVTQRLSRLLDTAEQEAHRLKDEYVSVEHLVLALVDEGSATPAGRLLKQHGVTTDAFLAALTRVRGNQRVTSATPEGAYEALEKYGRDLVGEAREGTLDPVIGRDAEIRRVTQILSRKRKNNPVLIGDPGVGKTAVVEGLAQRIVRGDVPEGLRDKTVFSLDMGSLVAGAKYRGEFEERLKAVLNEVKAAAGRILLFVDELHTVVGAGGGPEGAMDAGNMLKPMLARGELHMIGATTLDEYRRHIESDGALERRFQQVLVDEPSVEDTVSILRGLRERLEVFHGVRIQDTALVAAATLSHRYISDRFLPDKAIDLVDEACARLCTEIDSMPAELDEITRRVTRLEIEEAALSKEPDPASQVRLDELRRKLADLRGEADAAQAQWEAERQAIRRVQDLRQELERTRREAAEAERNYDLDRAAELRYGRTVDLERRLAAEEEQLAVKQGESSLLREVVTEDEIAGIVAAWTGIPVARLQEGEREKLLRLDEILQERVIGQDEAVGLVADAIIRARSGIRDPRRPIGSFIFLGPTGVGKTELAKTLAAALFDSEENMVRLDMSEYQERHTVSRLVGAPPGYVGYEEGGQLTEAVRRKPYSVVLFDEIEKAHADVFNTLLQILDDGRITDAQGRTVDFRNTVIIMTSNIGSSHLLDGATSGGEIRPEARELVTAELRGHFRPEFLNRVDDIVLFKPLGLGQIERIVELQFNELRERLGERRIGVDLTPQARELIAHQGFDPVYGARPLRRYISHEVETLIGRALLRGDVEDGETILVDAQNGELVVTFAESRPRETAGV, encoded by the coding sequence ATGGACATGAACCGGCTCACCCAGAAGTCCCAGGAAGCCCTCCAGGACGCCCAGACCGTGGCCCTGCGGCTCGGGCAGAACGAGACCGACGGCGACCATCTGCTGCTGGCGCTCCTGGACCAGCGGGACGGACTCGTACCCCGTCTGCTGGACCAGGCGGGCGCCGACACCGACGCGCTGCGCACCGACGTGGAGACCGAACTCTCCCGTCGGCCCCGGAGCACCGGCCCGGGAACGGCCCCCGGCCAGGTCTTCGTCACCCAGCGTCTGAGCCGGCTGCTGGACACCGCCGAGCAGGAGGCGCACCGGCTCAAGGACGAGTACGTCTCCGTCGAACATCTCGTGCTCGCCCTCGTCGACGAAGGCTCCGCCACCCCCGCCGGCCGCCTCCTCAAGCAGCACGGTGTCACCACGGACGCCTTCCTGGCCGCGCTCACCCGGGTCCGCGGCAACCAGCGCGTGACGTCCGCGACCCCCGAAGGGGCCTACGAGGCCCTGGAGAAGTACGGCCGTGACCTGGTCGGCGAGGCGCGCGAGGGCACACTCGACCCGGTGATCGGCCGCGACGCCGAGATCCGTCGCGTCACCCAGATCCTCAGCCGCAAACGGAAGAACAACCCGGTCCTCATCGGGGACCCCGGTGTCGGCAAGACGGCGGTCGTCGAAGGACTCGCCCAGCGCATCGTGCGCGGCGACGTCCCCGAAGGGCTGCGCGACAAGACCGTCTTCTCCCTCGACATGGGGTCCCTCGTCGCGGGCGCCAAGTACCGCGGCGAGTTCGAGGAGCGACTGAAGGCCGTACTGAACGAGGTCAAGGCCGCCGCCGGGCGCATCCTGCTCTTCGTGGACGAACTGCACACCGTGGTCGGCGCCGGAGGCGGCCCCGAGGGAGCGATGGACGCGGGCAACATGCTCAAGCCCATGCTCGCCCGCGGTGAACTCCATATGATCGGCGCCACCACCCTGGACGAGTACCGCCGCCACATCGAGTCCGACGGCGCACTCGAACGGCGCTTCCAGCAGGTGCTGGTGGACGAACCGAGCGTCGAGGACACCGTCTCCATCCTCCGCGGGCTCCGCGAGCGGCTGGAGGTCTTCCACGGCGTACGGATCCAGGACACCGCCCTGGTGGCAGCGGCCACCCTCAGCCACCGCTACATCTCCGACCGCTTCCTCCCGGACAAGGCCATCGACCTCGTGGACGAGGCCTGTGCCCGGCTGTGTACCGAGATCGACTCCATGCCCGCCGAACTGGACGAGATCACCCGCCGGGTCACCCGTCTGGAGATCGAGGAGGCCGCGCTCTCCAAGGAGCCGGACCCCGCAAGCCAGGTCCGGCTCGACGAACTGCGCCGCAAACTCGCCGATCTGCGCGGCGAGGCCGACGCCGCCCAGGCGCAGTGGGAGGCCGAACGTCAGGCCATCCGCCGGGTCCAGGACCTGCGCCAGGAACTGGAACGGACACGGCGCGAGGCGGCGGAGGCCGAGCGTAACTACGACCTCGACCGGGCCGCCGAACTGCGCTACGGCAGGACCGTCGACCTCGAACGCCGGCTCGCGGCCGAGGAGGAACAACTCGCCGTCAAGCAGGGCGAGTCCAGCCTGCTCCGGGAAGTGGTCACCGAGGACGAGATCGCCGGGATCGTGGCCGCCTGGACCGGCATCCCCGTGGCACGGCTCCAGGAGGGCGAGCGCGAGAAGCTGCTGCGCCTGGACGAGATACTCCAGGAGCGCGTCATCGGCCAGGACGAGGCGGTCGGGCTGGTCGCCGACGCCATCATCCGGGCCCGCTCCGGCATCCGTGACCCGCGCAGGCCCATCGGGTCGTTCATCTTCCTGGGGCCGACCGGAGTGGGAAAGACCGAACTCGCCAAGACCCTCGCCGCGGCCCTCTTCGACTCCGAGGAGAACATGGTCCGCCTCGACATGAGCGAGTACCAGGAGCGGCACACGGTCAGCCGGCTCGTCGGCGCGCCTCCCGGCTACGTCGGATACGAGGAGGGCGGTCAGCTCACCGAGGCGGTGCGCCGCAAGCCGTACTCCGTCGTCCTGTTCGACGAGATCGAGAAGGCGCACGCCGACGTCTTCAACACCCTGCTCCAGATCCTGGACGACGGCCGCATCACCGACGCCCAGGGCCGGACGGTCGACTTCCGCAACACGGTGATCATCATGACGTCCAACATCGGGTCGTCCCATCTGCTCGACGGCGCCACCTCCGGCGGCGAGATCAGGCCCGAGGCGCGTGAACTGGTGACGGCCGAGCTGCGCGGCCACTTCCGCCCCGAATTCCTCAACCGTGTGGACGACATCGTGCTCTTCAAGCCGCTCGGTCTCGGCCAGATCGAGCGCATCGTGGAGCTCCAGTTCAATGAACTGCGCGAGCGCCTGGGCGAGCGACGGATCGGCGTCGACCTCACCCCGCAGGCCCGTGAACTCATCGCCCACCAGGGCTTCGACCCGGTCTACGGCGCCAGGCCGCTGCGCCGCTACATCTCCCACGAGGTCGAGACCCTCATCGGCCGGGCCCTGCTGCGCGGAGACGTCGAGGACGGCGAGACGATCCTGGTCGACGCCCAGAACGGCGAACTGGTCGTGACGTTCGCGGAGAGCCGGCCGCGCGAGACCGCGGGCGTCTGA
- a CDS encoding right-handed parallel beta-helix repeat-containing protein — MRTRRLLPTLLAVATTAGVLSVAAAPAHAAVINVKTAAELKAALTAARPGDTIQLADGNYTGNFKALVAGTANSRITLAGSEKAVLNAGGGYVLHLNGASYWTVKGITLTGAQKGIMADAADGVVIDSVVVHDLDMEGVHFRKSSRDGVIRNSRIYDTGNDGRGMGEGVYVGSAGGTSDKSDNTQIIGNTIGPDVGGEAIDIKEGTTGAKIIGNTFDGRGLTGANFDDSWVDVKGNNTLVENNTGKNTTNNGFETHTQQSGWGCGTVFRGNRSDLTGATGDKQLAINVTADTASCRTTVHSNNTVTGGRGLTNIAVTP; from the coding sequence ATGCGTACCCGAAGGCTGCTCCCCACTCTCCTCGCCGTTGCCACGACGGCCGGTGTGCTCTCCGTGGCCGCCGCACCGGCCCACGCGGCGGTCATCAACGTGAAGACCGCCGCCGAACTGAAGGCGGCGCTCACCGCCGCCCGTCCCGGCGACACGATCCAGCTCGCGGACGGCAACTACACCGGAAACTTCAAGGCGCTGGTCGCCGGCACCGCCAACTCCCGCATCACGCTCGCCGGTTCGGAGAAGGCCGTGCTCAACGCGGGCGGCGGGTACGTGCTGCACCTCAACGGCGCCTCGTACTGGACCGTCAAGGGCATCACCCTCACCGGCGCCCAGAAGGGGATCATGGCGGACGCCGCCGACGGCGTCGTCATCGACTCCGTCGTCGTGCACGACCTGGACATGGAAGGCGTCCACTTCCGTAAGAGCAGCCGCGACGGAGTCATCAGGAACTCCCGGATCTACGACACCGGAAACGACGGCCGGGGGATGGGCGAAGGCGTGTACGTCGGCTCGGCCGGCGGCACCTCCGACAAGAGCGACAACACGCAGATCATCGGCAACACGATCGGCCCCGACGTCGGTGGCGAGGCCATCGACATCAAGGAGGGCACCACCGGAGCGAAGATCATCGGGAACACCTTCGACGGCCGGGGGCTGACCGGCGCCAACTTCGACGACTCCTGGGTCGATGTGAAGGGCAACAACACGCTCGTCGAGAACAACACCGGGAAGAACACCACCAACAACGGCTTCGAGACCCACACCCAGCAGTCGGGCTGGGGCTGCGGCACCGTCTTCCGCGGCAACAGGTCCGACCTCACCGGCGCCACCGGCGACAAGCAGCTCGCCATCAACGTCACGGCGGATACCGCCAGTTGCCGGACCACGGTGCACTCGAACAACACGGTCACCGGCGGACGCGGCCTGACGAACATCGCCGTCACACCCTGA